From a region of the Ardenticatena maritima genome:
- a CDS encoding CRISPR-associated helicase/endonuclease Cas3 encodes MASGLYSHPGIPLEDHSNRVLALARALLNEAAPAWWQDARRRSLLEMAVALHDFGKATMFFQEALQGERRKDAFTRHARLSALFFLHRATAWLGEEAEGHWLPLLFAYLAVLRHHTSLKNVADELHPPDEAEREVLEAQIQAIPADKTNAYLAALDLPEEIQAVLTFSPEAFQSWLGDEASTLFRTWRRRWRGWKRETQDAEGYWAFLTGFSALLDADKLEAGAKGYLPSRGDVPSDAVDCYKARVFGPPSVEGLNAMREQAYREVLAGLRSPDHHLYTITLPTGMGKTLTGMATALKLRDLVREKTGQAPRIIYALPFLSIIDQNADILEQVLAVALGLTEGEAPSASSPDPCDPEDRGKGLVENRLLIKHHHLADVQYRVQNKDADKIEEAVRELDYAASRLLTEGWHSEIVVTTFVQLFNTLLAWRNAAARRVNKLHHAILLLDEVQALPAVYWPLVRNLLTEAAERLGAYVILMTATQPYLLEDAHELVPNPHAYFSVLDRLDVHIHLERRTLEDFVADFVPERGKSYLFMVNSIAAAQELHSLLEDALDEDVAFLSTGVTPKERLERIRALKAGRYRFAVSTQLLEAGVDVDFDVIYRDLAPLDSLVQAAGRCNRNLRAGRRGQFHIVHWIDDKDCSYAHRIYDPVLLARTQTHLEGHTHLREPEFLDLLRDYFLDVWETGIPWDVADALWEAVCTLRFDGEKDKACVLKAKEAPGAYLSQFCLIEQQPYKWDVFVQVDERAVAVWNEAKAILRALRRDHDVWKARERFARIKPCFYQYVVSVALKPETAPHWDDDLRIYVVQQDVRDVYYDSVTGFKREQEAGGVFL; translated from the coding sequence ATGGCCTCCGGCCTCTACTCGCATCCCGGCATCCCGTTAGAAGACCACAGCAACCGGGTGCTGGCTCTGGCCCGTGCCTTACTGAACGAAGCTGCGCCGGCGTGGTGGCAAGATGCGCGCCGGCGCAGCCTGCTGGAAATGGCCGTCGCCCTGCACGACTTTGGCAAGGCAACAATGTTTTTCCAGGAGGCTTTGCAGGGGGAGCGGCGCAAGGACGCCTTTACCCGACACGCGCGGCTTTCGGCCCTGTTCTTCCTGCACCGCGCCACCGCGTGGTTGGGCGAGGAAGCCGAGGGCCATTGGCTCCCGCTCCTTTTCGCCTACCTGGCCGTCCTGCGCCACCACACAAGTCTGAAGAACGTAGCTGACGAACTGCACCCTCCCGACGAAGCTGAGCGGGAAGTGCTGGAAGCCCAAATCCAGGCTATTCCTGCGGACAAGACCAATGCCTATCTGGCCGCGCTAGACCTGCCTGAGGAGATCCAGGCTGTCCTGACCTTTTCCCCCGAAGCATTCCAATCTTGGCTCGGGGATGAAGCCTCAACCCTTTTCCGCACCTGGCGAAGACGGTGGCGTGGTTGGAAGAGGGAAACCCAGGACGCGGAGGGCTATTGGGCTTTCCTGACCGGCTTCTCTGCATTGTTGGACGCAGATAAGTTAGAAGCCGGGGCTAAAGGGTACCTGCCCTCACGGGGGGATGTACCTTCGGATGCAGTAGATTGCTACAAGGCGCGGGTTTTCGGTCCGCCTTCGGTGGAGGGGCTCAACGCAATGCGGGAGCAGGCGTACCGTGAAGTGCTGGCCGGACTCCGTTCCCCAGACCATCATCTGTACACCATAACTTTGCCCACGGGGATGGGCAAGACACTGACTGGTATGGCTACGGCTTTGAAATTGCGCGACTTGGTGCGCGAAAAAACTGGACAGGCGCCTCGTATCATCTACGCGTTGCCTTTCCTTTCTATTATTGACCAAAACGCAGACATTCTGGAGCAGGTGCTGGCTGTGGCTTTGGGGCTCACAGAAGGGGAAGCACCTTCCGCGTCTTCTCCCGACCCCTGCGACCCGGAAGATCGCGGCAAAGGCCTGGTGGAAAATCGCCTGCTTATCAAGCATCACCACTTGGCCGATGTGCAGTATCGGGTGCAAAACAAGGATGCAGATAAAATCGAAGAAGCCGTGCGCGAATTGGACTATGCGGCCTCCCGGCTTCTTACTGAGGGCTGGCACTCTGAAATCGTGGTGACAACCTTTGTGCAGCTTTTCAACACTTTGTTGGCCTGGCGCAACGCTGCGGCGCGGCGGGTGAACAAATTGCACCATGCTATCCTGCTCCTGGACGAGGTGCAGGCTTTGCCCGCGGTGTATTGGCCTTTGGTGCGTAATCTGTTGACCGAGGCCGCAGAACGTCTCGGGGCGTATGTCATCCTCATGACCGCGACCCAACCCTATTTGTTGGAAGATGCTCACGAATTGGTGCCCAATCCTCACGCTTATTTTTCGGTTCTGGACCGACTGGATGTGCATATTCATCTGGAACGCCGGACTCTAGAAGATTTCGTGGCCGATTTCGTGCCCGAGCGAGGGAAGTCCTACCTCTTCATGGTCAACTCCATCGCCGCGGCTCAGGAATTACACAGCTTGTTGGAAGATGCTTTAGACGAGGATGTCGCTTTTCTTTCCACCGGCGTGACGCCTAAGGAACGCCTGGAGCGTATCCGCGCTCTCAAAGCCGGGCGCTACCGCTTTGCGGTCTCCACGCAACTTTTGGAAGCCGGAGTGGATGTGGACTTTGATGTCATCTATCGAGACTTGGCTCCCTTGGATTCGCTGGTGCAGGCCGCGGGGCGATGTAACCGTAACCTGCGTGCAGGCCGACGGGGGCAATTTCACATAGTGCACTGGATAGACGACAAAGATTGCTCCTACGCGCACCGGATTTACGACCCTGTACTGTTGGCCCGTACGCAAACTCATCTGGAGGGGCATACCCATCTGCGGGAGCCGGAGTTTCTTGACCTACTGCGGGATTACTTCCTGGATGTGTGGGAAACAGGTATTCCATGGGATGTAGCCGACGCCCTGTGGGAGGCCGTGTGCACGTTGCGCTTTGACGGCGAGAAAGACAAAGCCTGCGTGCTTAAGGCTAAAGAGGCACCGGGGGCGTATCTCAGCCAGTTCTGTCTGATTGAGCAACAACCCTACAAGTGGGATGTCTTCGTGCAGGTGGACGAGCGGGCGGTAGCCGTGTGGAACGAAGCCAAAGCCATCCTTCGTGCCCTGCGCCGCGACCATGATGTGTGGAAGGCGCGGGAGCGCTTCGCCCGTATCAAGCCTTGCTTTTACCAGTATGTTGTCAGCGTGGCCCTCAAGCCCGAAACC
- the cas5b gene encoding type I-B CRISPR-associated protein Cas5b, whose product MKVVVFDLWGDYGHFRRFFTTSSPLTYSFPPPTAVRGIVGAILGLDKDEYLVATADLAVGVRVLAAVKRVRWGQNLIFTKGSGDKFDPTLFRDRKGDQNKTLRTQVKYEYLKAPRFRLYVGGDAVLLDELAALLQEHRTHYTVSLGLSELLADFAYVGTYTARQLPPGTYDLSTVFPAEVLDAEHGLQEALHPGIKLAKERVAIYLAPDRTPLLYQDVVLDMGGRPVRVTVKEPVYQLDSEEVVYLWPPASTRIPASR is encoded by the coding sequence ATGAAAGTAGTTGTCTTTGACCTCTGGGGCGATTACGGTCACTTTCGCCGCTTCTTCACCACCTCCTCGCCGCTGACCTACTCCTTTCCCCCACCCACTGCGGTGCGGGGGATTGTGGGGGCTATCTTGGGCTTGGACAAGGATGAGTATCTGGTGGCTACCGCAGACCTAGCCGTCGGCGTGCGGGTGCTCGCAGCGGTCAAGCGGGTGCGCTGGGGGCAGAACCTGATTTTCACTAAAGGAAGTGGAGACAAGTTCGATCCAACCCTTTTTCGAGATCGCAAGGGCGATCAGAACAAGACGTTGCGCACCCAGGTCAAGTACGAGTATCTGAAAGCGCCTCGTTTCCGCCTCTATGTGGGTGGTGACGCCGTACTCCTGGATGAATTGGCAGCCTTGCTTCAGGAGCACCGCACCCACTATACCGTTTCTCTGGGCCTTTCGGAGTTGCTGGCCGATTTTGCCTACGTGGGTACATATACCGCTCGACAACTTCCACCGGGAACCTACGACCTGAGTACGGTCTTTCCTGCAGAGGTCTTGGATGCTGAACATGGCTTGCAAGAAGCCCTGCACCCCGGCATCAAACTCGCCAAGGAACGGGTAGCCATCTACTTAGCCCCAGACCGCACGCCCTTGCTCTACCAGGATGTAGTGCTGGACATGGGTGGTCGGCCGGTTCGAGTCACGGTGAAAGAGCCCGTGTATCAATTGGACAGTGAGGAGGTGGTGTACCTATGGCCTCCGGCCTCTACTCGCATCCCGGCATCCCGTTAG